The stretch of DNA ACTGGTGTTGATTAAAAGCTTTAAACTCAAAAACAGGTACTAAAATTTTCAAAGCTGTTCTTGCAGAATAATTAATCTTATAAAGGAAGCCTAAATCCCCTTCACAATTCACTGCACGGTTTTTAACCTCAACATTCCTGCCTCCCAGCTTTTTAATTTCTTCTGCTAAAACCTGTTCAAGCCCGAAGAACGTCTTTATCTGAATTTTTATATTTTCCGTATCCATAAGTTGTCATTAAAAAATTTAATAATTTAAAAATTAAAAGATTAGCGGTTTATTATTCTAATTAATTGAATCTTTTAATCTTTCAATATTAAAATACTTTTCCTTTTACCGCACAAATTTAGTTATTTTTGCATTATGGAATGGTTTGAATCTTGGTTTGATACACCTTATTATCATTTGCTTTATAGTAACAGAGACTATACGGAAGCAGAAAACTTCATTACAAAACTCACAGCGAGTCTTGAACTGCCTCCTTCTTCCAAGATTATTGATTTGGCTTGCGGGAAGGGAAGACACTCAGTATTTCTTAATAAACTGGGATATGACGTTCTGGGGCTTGATCTTTCAAGACAGAGTATAGAATTTGACAAGCAATTTGAAAATCAGACTCTTCTATTTGATGTTCATGACATGAGAAACCCTATTGATGCTGATCCTATGGATGCGGTTTTCAATTTATTTACCAGCTTTGGTTATTTTGACAAGGAAAGTGATGATAAAAAAGTTTTTCACTCGGTTTATTCTGCCTTAAAACCTGGAGGATATTTTGTTTTGGATTATCTCAATGAAGAATATGTAAGAAAAAACATGGTTGCCGAATCTATTATCAAACGGGGTGATATTGATTTTAAAATCAATAAAAAAATTGAAGGGAGACATGTCATCAAAGATATTCAATTCGAAGCCAAAGGAAAATCCTATCACTT from Chryseobacterium piperi encodes:
- a CDS encoding class I SAM-dependent DNA methyltransferase, with the translated sequence MEWFESWFDTPYYHLLYSNRDYTEAENFITKLTASLELPPSSKIIDLACGKGRHSVFLNKLGYDVLGLDLSRQSIEFDKQFENQTLLFDVHDMRNPIDADPMDAVFNLFTSFGYFDKESDDKKVFHSVYSALKPGGYFVLDYLNEEYVRKNMVAESIIKRGDIDFKINKKIEGRHVIKDIQFEAKGKSYHFFEKVKLHTLEEINSYASECGFERIKIWGDYQLNDFEKETSPRCINLFKKKI